A single region of the Marinobacter nanhaiticus D15-8W genome encodes:
- a CDS encoding protein phosphatase CheZ, producing the protein MGNPKNNTGKLDPEVVEKLQLQAGELKNMVDAGDYASAMRLINDLNEVRDQSLYREVGRLTRSLHEAIRNFQIDPQNAEQQEALSKMSDASDRLTYVVQMTGNAANRTMDLVEEAMPKANAMREQAQAIREEWHKLRRREIGPSEFRELYQRIDNFFEHTANDAELLYGHLSEILLAQDFQDLTGQVIQKVTTLVKEVEEHLLSLVVMASHVDQITGTVHELGEIKESIEKGEGPQMRAQEREDVVSGQDDVDDLLSSLGF; encoded by the coding sequence ATGGGCAATCCAAAGAACAACACCGGTAAGCTCGACCCTGAAGTCGTCGAGAAACTCCAGCTTCAGGCTGGGGAACTCAAGAATATGGTGGATGCCGGCGACTACGCGTCGGCGATGCGCCTGATCAATGATCTCAACGAGGTTCGCGACCAGAGCCTTTACCGGGAAGTGGGTCGTTTGACCCGAAGCCTCCACGAAGCGATCCGTAATTTCCAGATCGATCCGCAGAACGCAGAGCAGCAGGAAGCCCTGTCTAAGATGTCCGACGCCTCGGACCGCCTGACCTATGTCGTGCAGATGACCGGTAATGCGGCCAATCGCACCATGGACCTGGTGGAAGAGGCGATGCCCAAGGCCAACGCCATGCGCGAGCAGGCCCAGGCAATACGGGAGGAATGGCACAAGCTGCGCCGCCGCGAAATCGGACCGAGCGAGTTCCGGGAACTCTACCAGCGGATCGATAACTTTTTCGAACATACCGCCAACGATGCGGAGCTGCTCTATGGGCACCTCTCTGAAATCCTGCTGGCACAGGATTTCCAGGACCTGACAGGTCAGGTTATCCAGAAGGTGACCACGTTGGTCAAGGAAGTTGAAGAACACCTGCTGAGCCTTGTGGTCATGGCCAGCCATGTCGATCAGATCACCGGAACGGTCCACGAACTGGGCGAGATCAAGGAGAGTATCGAGAAAGGTGAAGGGCCCCAGATGCGCGCTCAAGAGCGCGAAGATGTCGTCTCAGGCCAGGATGATGTTGATGATCTCCTGTCTAGCCTTGGTTTTTGA
- a CDS encoding MinD/ParA family protein, which yields MSKPHPVQVIAVSGGKGGVGKSNVSVNLAIALAQMGRRVVVLDADLGLANIDVLLGITAHHNLADVLSGECELREVLVDGPGGIKIVPASSGTQRMTQLTAMEHAGLINAFSELGDQIDVLIVDTAAGISEGVVSFLRASQELLLVVCDEPTSITDCYALIKLMNRDYGVNRFRILANQVRNEQEGKHLFGKLTRVTERFLDVALQYVGMVPYDEAVKKAVQRQRAVLDAYPRAKASLAIKALAQKVDNWPLPSSPRGHLEFFVERLVEA from the coding sequence ATGAGTAAACCACACCCGGTTCAGGTAATTGCCGTATCCGGCGGCAAGGGGGGCGTTGGCAAGAGCAACGTCTCAGTCAACCTGGCAATCGCCCTGGCCCAAATGGGGCGTCGTGTTGTCGTTCTGGACGCCGATCTGGGACTGGCCAACATCGACGTACTGCTGGGCATCACTGCGCATCACAACCTGGCTGACGTGCTGTCGGGCGAATGCGAGCTGCGGGAGGTCCTGGTGGATGGTCCTGGCGGCATCAAAATCGTGCCTGCCTCCTCCGGCACCCAGCGCATGACCCAGCTCACCGCTATGGAGCATGCGGGTCTGATCAATGCCTTCAGCGAGCTTGGCGATCAGATCGACGTACTGATCGTCGACACCGCGGCGGGGATTTCCGAGGGCGTCGTCAGTTTTCTCCGGGCCTCGCAGGAACTGTTGCTGGTAGTCTGCGACGAACCCACATCCATTACCGATTGCTACGCGCTCATCAAGCTGATGAACCGTGATTATGGCGTCAACCGTTTTCGCATCCTGGCCAACCAGGTCCGCAACGAGCAGGAAGGCAAGCATCTTTTCGGGAAGTTAACCCGCGTAACCGAGCGCTTCTTGGATGTTGCGCTACAATATGTGGGCATGGTTCCTTACGACGAAGCCGTCAAGAAAGCGGTACAGCGGCAGCGTGCCGTGCTCGATGCCTATCCGCGGGCCAAAGCGTCGCTAGCGATCAAGGCCTTGGCGCAGAAGGTCGACAACTGGCCGTTGCCGTCATCGCCCCGCGGTCACCTTGAATTCTTCGTCGAGCGTCTGGTGGAAGCCTGA
- a CDS encoding flagellar motor protein, with amino-acid sequence MDILSLLGIILAFAAILGGNVMEGGALGSLFNGPAGIIVVGGTLAATILQTSWPVIKRALRQSRWVFIPPYIGLEDGIDKVINWSVRARKQGLLGLEGLAEREPERFARKGLQLLVDGAETETIRSILEVELDSREQSDLEAARVFEAMGGYAPTIGIIGAVMGLIQVMTNLEDPSTLGAGIATAFVATIYGVALANLLFFPMANKLRGIVRQRSRYEDMMIDGIIAIAEGENPRSIELRLRGFIQ; translated from the coding sequence ATGGATATCCTCAGCTTATTGGGCATTATCCTGGCGTTCGCCGCCATCCTGGGCGGCAACGTCATGGAAGGCGGGGCGCTGGGGTCGTTATTCAATGGCCCCGCCGGCATCATCGTCGTCGGTGGTACCCTCGCCGCAACTATCCTCCAAACGTCCTGGCCCGTTATCAAGCGGGCCTTGCGCCAGTCCCGCTGGGTATTCATTCCGCCATACATCGGTCTGGAAGACGGCATCGACAAGGTCATCAACTGGAGCGTACGTGCACGTAAACAGGGGTTGCTCGGGCTGGAAGGGCTGGCTGAGCGCGAACCGGAACGTTTCGCACGCAAGGGGTTGCAACTGCTCGTGGACGGCGCTGAAACCGAGACCATCCGCAGTATCCTCGAGGTTGAGCTGGATTCCCGCGAACAAAGCGACCTGGAAGCCGCCCGGGTATTCGAGGCCATGGGTGGGTACGCGCCCACCATCGGTATTATCGGTGCGGTGATGGGCCTGATCCAGGTGATGACCAACCTGGAAGACCCGAGCACGCTGGGTGCCGGCATCGCGACAGCTTTCGTGGCCACCATTTACGGTGTAGCCCTGGCCAACCTGCTGTTCTTCCCCATGGCTAACAAGCTGCGCGGAATCGTGCGTCAGCGTTCCCGCTATGAGGATATGATGATCGACGGCATCATCGCCATTGCCGAAGGCGAAAACCCCCGTTCCATCGAGCTCCGCCTTCGGGGCTTCATTCAGTAG
- a CDS encoding chemotaxis protein CheW produces MERHSQKTAYADPTSALTDYLDDLLHVATTTVSEEPKPAVAQEPAPPAAAPENKVDLAEKQAEREARRARVRAVAERARARRVEKTSVAEQPQVQTRGAEAPLTPALREESKEAPEAAITPIIETTPQPVATPEPEPQAQGLPDWAGHAFECLIFKVAGLQLAVPLVLLGAIHRVESELHEIPGRPPWFMGMLSSSERNLRVVDTAEWVMAGRVPQGAREGYKFVIRLDQSDWGLACDEVAQSFTLSPDDVRWRSERSRRPWLAGTVVGHMCALLDVSAMTRLLSRAEKEHRLDLS; encoded by the coding sequence ATGGAAAGACACAGTCAAAAAACCGCATATGCGGATCCGACCTCGGCGCTCACCGACTATCTGGATGATTTGCTCCACGTAGCGACGACCACCGTGAGCGAGGAACCGAAGCCTGCCGTGGCTCAAGAGCCGGCGCCACCTGCGGCGGCGCCTGAAAACAAGGTGGATCTCGCAGAGAAGCAGGCCGAGCGGGAAGCCCGCAGGGCGCGTGTTCGTGCCGTGGCGGAGCGTGCGCGGGCACGTCGTGTAGAAAAAACGTCAGTGGCCGAGCAGCCGCAGGTACAGACCCGGGGCGCCGAAGCGCCGCTTACGCCGGCGCTGAGAGAAGAGTCGAAGGAGGCGCCGGAAGCGGCCATTACGCCGATAATAGAAACGACCCCTCAACCGGTCGCGACGCCGGAACCGGAACCACAGGCCCAAGGCCTCCCGGACTGGGCCGGTCATGCCTTCGAATGCCTGATCTTCAAGGTCGCGGGTCTCCAGTTGGCCGTACCGTTGGTGTTATTGGGTGCTATCCACCGGGTGGAGTCGGAGCTCCATGAAATCCCGGGGCGTCCGCCGTGGTTTATGGGCATGCTGTCATCCAGCGAGCGCAACCTGCGCGTGGTCGATACCGCAGAGTGGGTGATGGCCGGGCGCGTGCCGCAGGGCGCCCGCGAAGGATACAAGTTTGTGATCCGGCTGGACCAGAGTGACTGGGGGCTGGCCTGCGATGAGGTAGCCCAGTCCTTCACTCTCAGCCCGGACGACGTCAGATGGCGCTCCGAGCGTAGCCGTCGCCCATGGTTGGCGGGTACGGTGGTAGGGCACATGTGTGCGCTGCTGGATGTCAGCGCCATGACGCGGTTGCTTTCTCGCGCCGAGAAAGAACATAGGCTCGATCTTAGCTAG
- the cheY gene encoding chemotaxis response regulator CheY — MDKNMKILIVDDFSTMRRIIKNLLRDLGFTNTDEADDGNTALPMLKSGKYDFLVTDWNMPGMSGFELLQAVRADDSLKNLPVLMVTAEAKRDQIVAAAQAGVNGYVVKPFTAAVLKEKIEKIFERIQS, encoded by the coding sequence TTGGACAAGAACATGAAAATCCTGATCGTGGACGACTTTTCCACGATGCGGCGGATCATCAAGAATCTGCTTCGCGACCTGGGCTTTACCAATACCGACGAAGCGGATGATGGCAACACGGCGTTGCCGATGCTGAAAAGCGGCAAGTACGATTTCCTGGTGACCGACTGGAACATGCCCGGTATGTCCGGATTCGAGCTGTTACAGGCCGTTCGCGCCGACGACAGTCTTAAGAATCTACCGGTGCTTATGGTGACTGCGGAAGCCAAGCGCGACCAGATCGTTGCCGCGGCCCAGGCCGGGGTGAACGGTTACGTGGTTAAGCCGTTCACGGCGGCTGTCCTGAAGGAAAAGATCGAAAAAATCTTCGAACGTATCCAGTCCTGA
- a CDS encoding RNA polymerase sigma factor FliA, which yields MKLAKGLGIYHQTSERKAHDLVEQHAPLVKKIALHLLARLPASVQLEDLMQAGMIGLLEAAQKYEASKGASFETYAGIRIRGAILDEIRKGDWVPRSVHRNSRRIAQAIKAVEDRTGREAIDAEVADELDMSLSEYHACLADSNGGRLFSLDELNESGEVPINEEDAVPDAPFEALSSEGFRRSLADAITSLPEREKLVLSLYYQEELNLKEIGAVIGVSESRVSQIHSQAALRLKARLSGWQAA from the coding sequence ATGAAGTTGGCAAAAGGCCTGGGAATCTATCACCAAACCAGCGAACGCAAGGCCCATGACCTTGTCGAGCAGCATGCGCCGCTGGTTAAGAAAATCGCGCTGCATCTCCTGGCGCGTTTACCTGCCTCTGTGCAGCTGGAAGATCTCATGCAGGCCGGCATGATCGGGCTGCTGGAAGCTGCGCAGAAATACGAGGCGTCCAAGGGCGCATCGTTCGAAACCTACGCCGGTATCCGTATTCGGGGCGCCATCTTGGATGAGATCCGCAAGGGCGACTGGGTACCGCGTTCGGTTCACCGTAATTCCCGTCGTATCGCCCAGGCCATCAAGGCTGTAGAAGACCGGACCGGGCGCGAGGCCATCGACGCCGAGGTGGCTGACGAGCTAGACATGTCCCTTTCCGAATACCACGCCTGCCTGGCAGATTCTAACGGTGGCCGACTTTTTAGTCTCGATGAGCTAAATGAATCCGGCGAGGTGCCGATAAACGAAGAAGACGCTGTTCCTGATGCACCGTTCGAAGCGCTTTCGTCTGAAGGTTTCCGGCGCAGCCTGGCGGACGCGATCACCAGTTTGCCGGAGCGCGAGAAGCTGGTACTGAGTCTCTACTACCAGGAAGAGCTCAACCTGAAAGAGATCGGTGCAGTGATCGGCGTGAGCGAGAGTCGGGTCAGCCAGATCCATAGCCAGGCGGCGTTGCGCCTGAAAGCGCGGCTGAGCGGATGGCAGGCCGCCTGA
- a CDS encoding chemotaxis protein CheA, with amino-acid sequence MAFDADEEILQDFLVEAGEILEKLSEQLVDLEQNPDDSNLLNAIFRGFHTVKGGAGFLQLEALVNCCHSAENVFDTLRNHKRRVDSELMDVVLEALDNVNSMFDQVRNREEPTPADPALIAALDKLALPQGADEPVEEAPVESVEEAPETVERPKADDGDITDDEFEKLLDALEGEDDGKSGTAESSSGDDEISDDEFEQLLDNLHGKGQHGGAPQAAADDSSVGAASGGDDISDDEFESLLDELHGKGQFKGAAPGAADEKSPAQGKGDSAPAGGGDLISDDEFESLLDELHGKGKGPGEVDGEVKAEKPKVEPVKAEPKPESAKAEKPAAKAPAGAKDSKKAEAPAAAAAPAVPPRDSTPAAETTVRVDTKRLDDIMNMVGELVLVRNRLERLGASSEDEQLQKAVSNLDVVTTDLQSAVMQTRMQPIKKVFGRFPRVVRDLARSLKKEINLVMHGEETDLDKNLVEALSDPLVHLVRNSVDHGIEAPDVREKAGKPRVGKVTLSAEQEGDHILLVIEDDGAGMDPDKLRQKAVEKGLYDQDAADRLTNTECYNLIFAPGFSTKDQISDVSGRGVGMDVVKTKISQLNGTLHVESEKGKGSRIIIKVPLTLAIMPTLMIMLGDQSFALPLVNVVEIFHLDLTKKNIVDGRECIVVRDKVFPLFHIKNWLVRGAGDPEPENAHVVIVAMGTKRVGFIVDQLVGQEEVVIKPLGRMLHGTPGVAGATITGDGRIALIIDVPSLLQHYG; translated from the coding sequence ATGGCGTTTGATGCTGACGAAGAGATTCTCCAGGATTTTCTGGTAGAGGCCGGTGAAATACTGGAAAAGTTGTCCGAGCAGTTGGTCGATCTCGAGCAGAACCCGGACGACAGCAATCTCCTGAATGCCATCTTCCGGGGTTTCCACACAGTTAAGGGCGGTGCGGGCTTCCTGCAACTTGAAGCCCTGGTCAACTGTTGTCACTCGGCGGAAAACGTCTTCGATACCCTGCGCAATCATAAGCGCCGGGTGGATTCGGAGCTGATGGACGTGGTTCTGGAAGCGTTGGACAACGTTAACTCGATGTTCGACCAGGTCCGTAACCGTGAAGAGCCGACGCCGGCCGATCCGGCCCTGATTGCGGCCCTTGACAAGCTCGCGCTGCCTCAGGGCGCGGATGAGCCTGTCGAAGAGGCGCCCGTCGAATCAGTGGAAGAGGCCCCTGAAACTGTCGAACGCCCGAAGGCTGATGACGGCGATATCACCGATGACGAGTTCGAGAAGCTCCTCGATGCCCTTGAAGGCGAAGATGATGGAAAGTCGGGCACGGCTGAGTCGTCTTCGGGTGATGATGAAATTTCCGACGACGAATTCGAGCAGTTGCTGGACAACCTCCATGGCAAGGGCCAGCACGGCGGTGCGCCACAGGCTGCTGCCGATGACAGCAGTGTTGGTGCCGCGAGCGGCGGCGACGACATCAGCGACGACGAATTTGAATCCCTGCTGGACGAGTTGCACGGCAAGGGTCAGTTCAAGGGTGCTGCTCCCGGCGCCGCTGACGAGAAATCGCCGGCACAAGGCAAGGGTGACAGTGCGCCGGCGGGTGGTGGCGACCTGATTTCGGACGATGAGTTCGAGTCCCTGCTCGATGAATTGCATGGTAAGGGCAAGGGCCCTGGCGAAGTTGACGGTGAGGTCAAGGCCGAAAAGCCCAAAGTCGAGCCAGTAAAGGCTGAACCCAAGCCTGAATCCGCGAAAGCGGAGAAGCCGGCAGCAAAGGCGCCCGCCGGGGCCAAGGACAGTAAGAAGGCCGAAGCGCCGGCTGCCGCGGCAGCTCCAGCCGTTCCGCCGCGGGATTCGACGCCGGCCGCGGAAACAACTGTTCGCGTCGACACCAAGCGCCTTGACGACATCATGAACATGGTAGGCGAGCTGGTACTGGTACGTAACCGGCTGGAACGTCTGGGTGCGTCTAGCGAAGACGAGCAATTGCAGAAAGCCGTGTCCAACCTGGATGTGGTGACCACCGACCTCCAGTCCGCCGTCATGCAGACCCGCATGCAGCCGATCAAGAAGGTATTCGGTCGTTTCCCACGGGTTGTCCGCGACCTCGCGCGTAGCCTGAAGAAAGAGATCAACCTGGTGATGCACGGCGAGGAAACGGACCTCGACAAGAACCTGGTCGAAGCCCTGTCCGATCCGTTGGTCCACCTGGTGCGTAACTCCGTCGACCACGGTATCGAAGCGCCGGACGTGCGCGAGAAGGCAGGTAAGCCCCGCGTGGGCAAGGTGACCCTTTCGGCGGAGCAGGAAGGCGATCATATCCTGCTGGTGATCGAGGATGACGGCGCCGGTATGGATCCGGACAAGCTGCGCCAAAAGGCCGTGGAGAAGGGGCTATACGATCAGGATGCGGCGGACCGGCTGACCAATACCGAGTGCTATAACCTGATCTTCGCCCCCGGCTTTTCCACCAAGGACCAGATTTCCGACGTGTCCGGTCGTGGCGTGGGCATGGATGTGGTCAAGACCAAGATCAGCCAGCTCAACGGCACGCTCCATGTGGAGTCTGAAAAGGGCAAGGGCTCGCGGATTATCATCAAGGTGCCACTGACCCTGGCCATTATGCCGACGCTGATGATCATGCTGGGTGATCAGTCCTTTGCACTGCCCCTGGTCAACGTGGTGGAAATCTTCCACCTGGACCTGACCAAGAAGAACATCGTCGATGGCCGCGAGTGCATCGTGGTGCGTGACAAGGTCTTCCCGCTGTTCCATATCAAGAACTGGCTCGTGCGGGGCGCCGGGGATCCTGAGCCGGAAAATGCTCATGTGGTCATCGTGGCGATGGGGACCAAGCGTGTCGGGTTCATCGTCGACCAGTTGGTCGGACAGGAAGAAGTCGTCATCAAGCCTTTGGGTCGGATGCTCCACGGTACGCCCGGGGTAGCTGGTGCAACGATTACTGGGGATGGTCGGATCGCGTTGATCATCGATGTCCCCAGTCTGTTGCAGCACTACGGATAA
- a CDS encoding ParA family protein → MRVWAVANQKGGVGKTTSVVALGGLLAESGKRVLVADLDPHGSLTSWFGYDPDRLEHSAFDLFQHKGKVPEGLPAQLLVETSCKGMSLLPASTALATLERKMVGVEGMGLIISRTLAQLWDDFDYVLLDNTPSLGVLMVNALAASQRLVLPVQTEFLAMKGLERMLNTLQMIMRSRNNPLPYTIVPTLFDRRTQASTQSLNALRKTYGDDVWRFAIPVDTKFRDASEAGLVPSMHSPDTHGVRAYRRLLDDLLIQTGGRE, encoded by the coding sequence GTGCGAGTTTGGGCGGTTGCCAACCAGAAAGGTGGTGTTGGAAAGACGACGTCAGTCGTTGCTTTGGGCGGGTTGCTGGCTGAATCCGGCAAACGTGTGCTGGTTGCCGACCTCGACCCCCACGGCTCGTTGACCAGTTGGTTCGGCTACGATCCGGATCGACTGGAGCACAGTGCCTTCGATCTCTTCCAGCACAAGGGCAAAGTGCCTGAAGGTCTGCCGGCGCAACTGTTGGTGGAAACCTCCTGCAAGGGAATGTCATTGCTGCCGGCGAGTACCGCATTGGCTACCCTCGAGCGCAAGATGGTGGGCGTCGAGGGCATGGGGTTGATTATCTCCAGGACGCTGGCACAGCTCTGGGATGACTTCGATTACGTGTTGCTGGATAACACGCCATCCCTTGGCGTACTCATGGTGAATGCGTTGGCCGCGTCGCAACGATTGGTGTTGCCGGTACAGACCGAGTTCCTGGCGATGAAGGGGCTTGAGCGTATGCTCAACACCCTGCAGATGATCATGCGGTCGCGTAACAATCCGCTGCCGTACACCATCGTGCCGACCCTTTTTGATCGCCGGACCCAGGCCTCGACGCAGAGCCTGAATGCCCTGCGCAAGACATACGGCGACGATGTCTGGCGCTTTGCGATCCCAGTGGATACCAAGTTCCGGGATGCCAGCGAAGCAGGGCTCGTGCCTTCGATGCACAGCCCCGACACCCATGGGGTTCGCGCCTATCGCCGCCTGCTGGACGATCTCCTGATCCAGACCGGCGGGCGGGAATGA
- a CDS encoding DUF2802 domain-containing protein, with translation MADWQTIAPSMAPWALTVGVLILLGVQAVLSRRRIQKLEARFRDRLEIIGRELHATSSGSMGVGQRLIACERSLHELRTSVDEMRQNDPLRISYDEASRLVDLGADIDDLMNTCGISRPEAELVSALRRRQVA, from the coding sequence ATGGCAGACTGGCAAACGATTGCACCTTCAATGGCACCCTGGGCCCTTACTGTAGGCGTACTGATCCTTCTTGGCGTTCAGGCGGTACTGAGCCGACGCCGCATCCAGAAACTCGAGGCCCGCTTCCGCGACCGTTTGGAGATTATCGGGCGTGAACTGCACGCCACCAGCAGCGGTAGTATGGGGGTGGGGCAGAGGCTGATTGCCTGCGAGCGAAGCCTGCATGAACTGCGTACGTCGGTCGATGAGATGCGTCAGAACGATCCGCTGCGTATTTCCTACGATGAAGCCTCGCGTCTGGTGGATCTTGGCGCCGATATCGATGATCTGATGAACACCTGCGGTATTTCCCGCCCCGAGGCAGAACTGGTGTCGGCCCTGCGTCGTCGTCAGGTGGCTTGA
- the motD gene encoding flagellar motor protein MotD — protein MRHRRRTEDELHNRERWLISYADFITLLFGFFVVMYSVSSVNEGKYKVLSETLTGVFNAPQRSVEPITVGDRLSRPDTPEDSQVIAPPVAQAPANDVDAEQGRSQALETIANQFQDKFETLINQGLITVETNNEWIELSLQNSLLFGSGNAEPHYDAFPVVESIADILSGYDNAIRVEGFTDNQPIRTSAYPSNWELSAARAAAVVRLLVQNDVEPRRMAAIGYGEYQPVARNDTSEGRSRNRRVVLLISREASIRGAVR, from the coding sequence ATGCGACATCGGCGTCGAACGGAAGACGAGCTGCACAATCGCGAGCGCTGGCTGATCTCCTATGCGGATTTCATTACCCTGCTGTTCGGCTTTTTTGTCGTTATGTATTCCGTCTCTTCGGTCAACGAAGGGAAGTACAAGGTTCTTTCCGAAACCCTGACCGGTGTATTCAATGCCCCCCAGCGTTCTGTCGAACCGATTACCGTTGGCGATCGACTTTCCCGTCCGGATACGCCTGAAGACAGCCAGGTCATTGCGCCGCCGGTGGCCCAGGCTCCCGCCAATGATGTGGATGCGGAGCAGGGGCGCAGTCAGGCGCTGGAAACCATTGCCAACCAGTTCCAGGACAAGTTCGAGACCCTGATCAACCAGGGGCTGATTACTGTCGAAACCAACAATGAGTGGATCGAACTGAGTCTGCAGAACAGCCTGCTGTTCGGTTCAGGTAATGCCGAACCCCATTACGATGCCTTCCCGGTGGTAGAGTCCATCGCCGATATCCTGTCAGGCTACGACAACGCCATCCGCGTGGAGGGATTTACCGATAACCAGCCGATTCGTACAAGTGCCTATCCCTCCAACTGGGAGCTCTCTGCCGCCCGGGCGGCAGCCGTTGTCCGCCTGCTGGTCCAGAACGATGTCGAACCCCGACGCATGGCCGCTATCGGCTATGGTGAATACCAGCCGGTAGCCCGCAACGATACTTCCGAAGGCCGTAGCCGTAACCGTCGGGTGGTACTGCTAATTTCCCGTGAAGCGAGTATCCGCGGCGCTGTCCGCTAG
- a CDS encoding protein-glutamate methylesterase/protein-glutamine glutaminase, whose product MTVSVLVVDDSGFFRKRLTEILNASGNIKVVGAATNGREAVDMADKLRPDVITMDYEMPIMDGISAVKEIMNRRPTPVLMFSSLTYEGARVTLDALEAGAVDFLPKNFEEIARDNSQLQRILRERILDVARSRPGARPAPAVPSTPPPAQPARPQTRPAPPQPTPAERRAGAEVEPQRPSRKAPARNFAVVGIGTSTGGPIALQRVLTRLPGRFPAPIVLVQHMPASFTPAFADRLNKLCQIEVRQAEDGDMLKPGLALLAPGGKQMMIENKGPHGRVRILPGDERLTYKPCVDVTFGSLARSFPGKTLGIILTGMGADGKEGCRMMKQSGSVVWSQDEKSSVIYGMPMAVAKAGLSDEILTLEDIGPRMVEGVC is encoded by the coding sequence ATGACGGTTTCAGTCCTGGTCGTTGATGACTCCGGTTTTTTTCGCAAGCGACTGACCGAAATCCTGAATGCCTCCGGAAACATAAAGGTCGTGGGCGCGGCGACCAATGGTCGCGAAGCGGTAGACATGGCGGACAAGTTGCGCCCGGACGTGATCACCATGGACTACGAGATGCCGATCATGGACGGCATCTCGGCAGTCAAGGAGATCATGAATCGCCGCCCGACGCCGGTGCTGATGTTCTCGTCGCTCACCTACGAAGGCGCCCGCGTTACCCTTGATGCGTTGGAAGCTGGCGCCGTCGACTTCCTGCCCAAGAACTTCGAGGAAATCGCACGGGACAACAGCCAGCTCCAGCGTATCCTGCGCGAGCGAATCCTGGACGTGGCTCGTAGCCGGCCCGGTGCGAGGCCCGCACCTGCGGTACCTTCCACTCCACCTCCAGCCCAGCCGGCGCGTCCGCAAACCCGCCCTGCGCCGCCGCAGCCAACGCCAGCAGAACGTCGCGCCGGAGCAGAGGTTGAGCCGCAGCGACCGTCCCGCAAGGCGCCCGCGCGCAATTTTGCCGTGGTCGGCATTGGTACATCCACTGGCGGTCCGATTGCGTTGCAGCGTGTATTGACACGATTACCGGGACGGTTTCCGGCGCCGATCGTGCTGGTGCAGCATATGCCGGCCAGTTTTACCCCGGCTTTCGCCGACCGCCTAAACAAACTATGCCAGATCGAAGTTCGCCAGGCTGAGGATGGCGACATGCTCAAGCCCGGACTGGCGCTGCTGGCGCCCGGCGGCAAGCAGATGATGATCGAGAACAAGGGGCCTCACGGCCGTGTACGTATCCTGCCCGGGGACGAGCGTCTGACCTACAAGCCCTGCGTGGACGTCACCTTTGGTTCGCTGGCGCGCAGCTTCCCGGGTAAGACTCTGGGCATCATCCTCACTGGCATGGGGGCGGACGGCAAAGAGGGTTGCCGTATGATGAAGCAGTCTGGCAGCGTGGTCTGGTCCCAAGACGAGAAATCCTCAGTGATCTACGGCATGCCCATGGCCGTGGCCAAGGCCGGTCTGAGCGACGAGATCCTGACACTGGAGGACATTGGTCCAAGGATGGTTGAGGGCGTCTGTTAA
- a CDS encoding chemotaxis protein CheW — protein MASPSGQQSQGQEDKVLQYVTFRLDDETYGIDVMQIQEVLRYTEIAPVPGAPDYVLGIINLRGNVVTVIDTRRRFGLVDAEVTDATRIVVMESSQQVMGILVDSVAEVVYLKSSEIETAPNVGNEESAKFIHGVCNKNGELIILVEFDKMLADHEWAEIAAL, from the coding sequence ATGGCTTCCCCAAGCGGACAACAGAGTCAGGGGCAGGAAGATAAGGTACTGCAGTACGTTACCTTCAGGCTTGATGACGAAACCTACGGCATCGACGTGATGCAGATTCAGGAAGTGCTGCGTTACACCGAGATCGCCCCGGTTCCCGGCGCACCGGATTACGTGCTGGGTATCATCAACCTGCGCGGCAATGTCGTAACGGTGATCGATACCCGCCGCCGGTTTGGCCTGGTGGATGCGGAAGTGACCGACGCGACCCGGATCGTGGTCATGGAGTCCTCACAGCAGGTGATGGGCATCCTGGTGGATTCGGTGGCCGAAGTGGTTTATCTGAAGTCCAGCGAAATCGAAACTGCACCCAACGTGGGGAACGAGGAAAGTGCCAAGTTCATTCACGGGGTGTGTAACAAGAATGGCGAACTCATCATCCTGGTTGAGTTCGACAAGATGCTGGCAGATCACGAGTGGGCGGAAATCGCCGCACTGTAG